One genomic window of Pungitius pungitius chromosome 11, fPunPun2.1, whole genome shotgun sequence includes the following:
- the pogzb gene encoding uncharacterized protein pogzb isoform X2, which translates to MDTELFMECDEEELEPWQQVEDSVEEDDIDFMDSGCEPGEDSPLPASGTPPPTASPLLQIVCSSAKPPVPPPCPCPSFMNSSCLTPPSTPAVAPPLVAQAPPLFLTQTAGGTFLLPAPPGTHQGQPILLTTQGFPGMNRGAPLLLNLQPGQTVQPLTLIQSQSLGQLVRPSVGVSPVHQAVQARAGPAPSHVSSAAMQLPNTLTLLTGTPAPEVGGANCLKVAACPALPSGSANGVVRISPISSAPDPAPISSVVPARCMTPSLTSNPLRVVMSVEEFYYGTLEGDPSLRKPVGIRTSSFTCQICTHLAENNLRLMQHMLQHSELVGATSEDRRCCKFCYRQFSSPAQLQSHEEQVHGPALSSCLCRICEWAFENEPAFLNHMKSNHKPGEMPYLCQVCSYRSSFYSDLLQHFASFHRDSGFFMCLFCLKVTRNPVTYQQHLLRHKMNQAFHCNRCRLQFIFLKDKIQHKLENHRSFRRPAELEGLSPGSKVTIRTYGKIRPLTLACGRLLQSPDSLVQPINIKSEKSPLQMSPALRRSPPPPLTQRQVGRRIHVNRSSGGDGDHLVCLECGTQVLDFSAHYPTHVRCLLCPYSSCCSRAYASHMIHHHVPRTKDKVLPLHRLPPPCVYLLCCSQCDFSPQTADQMAKHLLRNPLHHSATCRPRSAIEPDIQYRPPADGEEPVPSADLPDPSWRSAGRWKRPSESDESAAVVPFQQSAGPYHFLSKNTDAIDFFHLLFPQELTELIAKETNAHAKTCRFMGLGCLDWVPTTVHEVKGFLGLVILMGIHNLPDPSHYWSWSHYDNSYTFCRAMSFRRFQQIAANIRMGSFATEELRGTGDPSDPLHVFRPMLRLLGAAMWGAYEPNCCLSVDRALLPGPDEAGPRTRPQAWLLCDSKSGYCHRLFVQAGERGGGEEGPAQGFTVVPELVGELEGKHHQLYLASSLASVPLMRKLLDVGIYASSSFPPLSPVLPRELWEEGRLERPGDFLQRRFGPLLATRWRDTKEMGCLSTNAAAGEQDTVWRRSQTRVGGLDPVDRPMAFCLLQENMRGVDICKQLLACNPLGGILQDRHWRRLFWFLVNLSVVNSFIVLRESRKENPPAWVQDGLFTQVSFRKRLGNQLAKCAQNRSEAAAIAGSRPTTRPEAPVEQRHRMGKISSISKRCKTCRLKNLRHESVYGCVVCRANLCKQPSCFWEFHGLSPRNKGSTRVGFIKDRISGEVTVSEVEDNVDGAMAPVEDLDFSDNGDIENEDADDVKEELVGEVKPPTPRPPAAAKDDLLTARKLRVALSALCDGLGQASRVFLTEPRLIRSWLREAGRRQRSAGQEQPKSNAGGADRMVAWVLSMREQQLPISESNFFRKASVLKKKGGFSDAFRISYNWAVGFMLRHRLGLRRAGSPAAPAPLLPPSLEAKVDSFRGFTQKVVRAGGLADGAVAAMDELCLFVDLRLVQDKSRRSEALELTGSLPLVTVYLAALADGTMLPSVVLANRRMAEKVLPEFILTGPGGLPVEEALDLWTNEVWLKHVSRPARPRKSMLVLDRHREHTGDPFLAIIGGAGTLPAVIPGGCSSRLQPLEVCARPVLQRFLLARWAKFTAGNPEELEETAPHQLQANVAQLLVDWLVEALGHLNQLPWLWEKSFRLTGLLPKEGCEVEGTMSPEEVQADLLKRLTEVLLGPEASGDNHPELLEPEDDEAGDEDQGREKDAIRGEEEKKETGEDVKKEAEKPEGDSEERGEETANDTKEASRKRRETRIVIGEEVGDEWKITGKSRVEES; encoded by the exons ATGGACACGGAGTTGTTTATGGagtgtgatgaagaggagctggAACCATGGCAACAGGTGGAAGACAGCGTGGAGGAAGACGACATAGACTTCATGGACAGCGGTTGCGAGCCAG gagaggattCTCCTCTTCCAGCCTCTGGGACTCCTCCTCCTACAG CTTCGCCCCTCCTACAGATTGTCTGCTCCTCTGCGAAacctcctgttcctcctccttgCCCATGTCCCTCCTTCATGAACTCCTCTTGCCTCACCCCGCCCTCCACACCTGCCGTGGCCCCGCCCCTGGTGGCCCAGGCCCCGCCCCTCTTCCTGACACAGACGGCGGGTGGGACGTTCCTCCTCCCGGCGCCCCCTGGAACGCACCAGGGCCAGCCTATCCTCCTCACCACTCAG GGCTTCCCAGGGATGAACCGCGGCGCCCCTCTCCTGCTGAACCTGCAGCCGGGTCAGACGGTCCAGCCTCTCACGCTGATCCAGT CGCAGTCACTGGGTCAGCTGGTCCGGCCCAGCGTGGGCGTGTCCCCAGTCCATCAGGCGGTCCAGGCAAGagcaggccccgccccctcacacGTCTCTAGCGCCGCCATGCAGCTGCCCAATACGCTGACCTTGCTCACCGGCACGCCAGCACCCG AAGTGGGCGGAGCCAACTGCCTGAAGGTGGCGGCTTGCCCCGCACTTCCCTCTGGATCGGCCAATGGCGTCGTTAGAATCTCTCCGATCAGCAGCG CTCCTGACCCCGCCCCCATCTCCTCCGTGGTTCCCGCCCGCTGCATGACCCCATCGCTGACCTCCAACCCCCTTAGAGTGGTGATGAGCGTGGAGGAGTTCTACTACGGGACGCTCGAGGGCGACCCGAGTCTACGGAAGCCGGTGGGGATCAgaacctcctccttcacctgccaGATCTGCACCCACCTGGCCGAGAACAACCTGAG gttgATGCAGCACATGCTCCAGCACTCAGAGTTGGTTGGAGCAACAAGTGAAGACAGGAGGTGCTGCAAGTTCTGTTACCGACAGTTCTCTTCTCCGGCTCAGCTGCAGAGCCACGAGGAGCAGGTGCATGGCCCCGCCCTCTCCTCCT GTTTGTGTCGTATCTGTGAGTGGGCGTTTGAGAACGAACCGGCTTTCTTGAACCACATGAAGTCCAACCACAAACCCGGAGAGATGCCCTACCTCTGCCAG GTGTGTTCCTATCGCTCGTCGTTCTACTCCGACCTCCTGCAGCACTTTGCCAGCTTTCACAGAGACTCTGGCTTCTTCATGTGCCTCTTCTGCCTGAAGGTGACCAGAAACCCTGTCACCTACCAGCAGCACCTGTTGAGACACAAg ATGAACCAGGCGTTCCACTGCAACAGGTGTCGTCTTCAGTTCATCTTCCTGAAGGACAAGATTCAGCACAAACTGGAAAACCACCGCAGCTTCCGTCGTCCCGCTGAGCTCGAAGGGTTGTccccggggtcaaag GTCACCATCAGGACCTATGGGAAGATCAGGCCTCTGACGTTAGCATGTGGCCGGCTGCTCCAGAGCCCCGACTCCCTCGTCCAGCCAATCAACATCAAGAGTGAGAAGTCTCCGCTCCAAATGAGTCCCGCCCTCCGcaggtcgccgccgccgcccttgACCCAGAGGCAGGTCGGCCGCCGAATCCATGTCAACAG GTCTTCCGGTGGTGACGGGGACCATCTGGTGTGTTTGGAGTGTGGGACCCAGGTGCTCGACTTCTCGGCTCACTACCCGACCCACGTCCGGTGTCTGCTGTGTCCCtacagcagctgctgctccagagcCTACGCCTCCCACATGATCCA TCACCACGTGCCGCGGACCAAAGACAAAGTCCTTCCCCTGCACAGACTCCCTCCTCCGTG TGTGTACCTGCTGTGCTGCTCTCAGTGTGACTTCAGCCCTCAGACCGCCGATCAGATGGCTAAACATCTACTGAGGAACCCGCTGCACCACAGCGCCACCTGCAGGCCACGCA GCGCCATTGAACCAGACATCCAATACCGCCCCCCCGCAGATGGAGAAGAACCAGTCCCGAGCGCAGACCTGCCCGATCCGTCCTGGAGGTCAGCGGGTCGTTGGAAACGGCCGTCGGAGAGCGACGAGTCTGCAGCCGTGGTCCCGTTCCAGCAGAGCGCCGGGCCGTACCACTTTCTGTCAAAGAACACGGACGCCATCGACTTCTTTCACCTGCTCTTTCCTCAGGAGCTCACAGAGCTGATCGCCAAGGAAACCAACGCCCATGCCAAGACCTGCCGTTTCATGGGCCTCGGCTGCTTGGACTGGGTTCCCACCACCGTGCACGAGGTCAAGGGCTTCCTCGGCCTGGTCATCTTGATGGGGATCCACAACCTTCCCGACCCGTCGCACTACTGGTCCTGGAGCCACTACGACAACAGCTACACCTTCTGTCGCGCAATGAGCTTCAGGCGCTTCCAGCAGATCGCCGCCAACATCCGGATGGGCAGCTTTGCCACGGAGGAGCTCCGTGGAACCGGCGACCCCAGCGACCCGCTGCACGTCTTCCGGCCGATGCTGCGCCTCCTGGGCGCCGCCATGTGGGGCGCCTACGAGCCCAACTGCTGCTTGTCCGTGGACCGGGCGCTGCTGCCCGGCCCCGATGAGGCGGGCCCCAGGACCCGGCCCCAGGCGTGGCTGCTTTGCGACTCCAAGTCTGGCTACTGCCACCGCCTCTTCGTCCAGGccggggagcggggggggggggaggagggcccGGCGCAGGGCTTCACCGTGGTGCCAGAGCTGGTGGGGGAACTGGAGGGCAAACACCACCAGCTCTACCTGGCCAGTTCGCTGGCGTCCGTGCCGCTCATGCGAAAGCTTCTGGACGTGGGCATCTACGCCTCCAGCTCCTTCCCACCGCTCAGCCCCGTCCTGCCCAGGGAGCTGTGGGAGGAGGGTCGCCTGGAACGACCCGGGGACTTCCTGCAGAGACGGTTTGGCCCACTGCTGGCCACCCGCTGGAGGGACACCAAGGAGATGGGCTGCCTGTCAACCAACGCGGCCGCCGGCGAGCAGGACACTGTCTGGAGGAGGTCTCAGACCAGAGTGGGCGGGCTGGACCCCGTGGACCGCCCCATGGCCTTCTGCCTCCTGCAGGAGAACATGCGAGGCGTCGACATCTGCAAGCAGCTGCTGGCCTGCAACCCGCTGGGAGGGATCCTCCAGGACCGGCACTGGCGCAGACTGTTCTGGTTCCTGGTAAACCTGAGCGTCGTGAACTCCTTCATCGTACTGCGGGAAAGCCGCAAGGAGAACCCGCCGGCCTGGGTGCAGGACGGCCTCTTCACGCAGGTCAGCTTCCGCAAGCGCCTGGGCAACCAGCTCGCCAAGTGCGCCCAGAACCGCTCCGAGGCCGCGGCAATCGCCGGCTCCCGCCCCACGACCAGGCCGGAGGCGCCAGTCGAGCAGAGGCACCGCATGGGTAAGATCAGCAGCATCTCCAAGAGGTGCAAGACCTGCCGCCTGAAGAACCTCCGCCACGAGAGCGTGTACGGCTGCGTCGTCTGCAGGGCGAACCTGTGCAAACAGCCCAGCTGCTTCTGGGAGTTTCATGGCCTCTCACCCAGGAACAAAG gatcGACAAGAGTGGGATTCATCAAGGACAGAATCAG TGGAGAGGTCACGGTGTCCGAGGTGGAGGACAACGTGGACGGGGCCATGGCGCCCGTGGAGGACTTGGATTTCTCTGACAACGGCGACATAGAAAACGAGGACGCCGACGACGTCAAGGAAGAACTCGTCGGCGAAGTGAAACCCCCGACGCCTCGCCCACCCGCCGCCGCTAAAGACGATTTGCTCACCGCCCGCAAGCTCCGCGTCGCCCTCTCGGCGCTGTGTGACGGACTTGGCCAGGCCTCCAGGGTGTTTCTCACGGAGCCGCGCCTCATCCGGTCCTGGCTGCGGGAGGCCGGGAGACGCCAAAGGTCGGCCGGGCAGGAGCAGCCCAAGTCCAACGCCGGCGGCGCTGACCGCATGGTGGCCTGGGTGCTGTCCATGCGCGAGCAGCAGCTTCCCATCTCAGAGAGCAACTTCTTTCGCAAGGCCTCCGtgctgaagaagaaagggggctTCAGCGATGCCTTCCGCATTTCCTACAACTGGGCCGTGGGCTTCATGCTGAGGCACCGACTGGGCCTCCGCCGTGCCGGCAGCCCGGCCGCGCCGGCTCCGCTTCTGCCGCCCTCCCTGGAGGCCAAGGTCGACTCCTTCAGGGGCTTCACGCAGAAGGTCGTCCGGGCCGGCGGACTAGCGGACGGCGCCGTTGCCGCCATGGACGAATTGTGTCTATTCGTGGATCTACGGCTGGTTCAGGACAAGTCCCGGCGTTCTGAGGCACTGGAGCTCACCGGGTCTCTGCCGCTGGTCACCGTGTACCTGGCGGCGCTGGCCGACGGGACCATGTTGCCGTCCGTGGTTCTGGCGAATCGGCGGATGGCTGAGAAGGTCCTGCCCGAGTTTATCCTCACCGGACCGGGAGGCCTGCCGGTAGAAGAAGCCTTGGATCTGTGGACCAACGAGGTTTGGCTGAAGCACGTTTCCAGACCCGCCAGGCCCCGGAAATCCATGCTGGTCCTGGACCGGCACCGAGAGCACACAGGAGATCCGTTTCTCGCCATTATCGGCGGGGCGGGAACCCTGCCGGCCGTGATCCCGGGAGGCTGCTCTTCCCGTCTCCAGCCGCTGGAGGTCTGCGCGAGGCCGGTCCTGCAGCGGTTCCTCTTGGCTCGTTGGGCCAAGTTCACTGCCGGGAACCCGGAGGAGCTCGAGGAAACGGCGCCGCACCAGCTCCAAGCCAACGTGGCCCAGCTGCTGGTCGACTGGTTGGTCGAGGCCTTGGGGCACTTGAACCAGCTGCCGTGGCTTTGGGAGAAGTCCTTCCGCCTGACGGGCCTTCTGCCGAAAGAGGGGTGCGAGGTGGAGGGGACGATGAGCCCGGAGGAGGTCCAAGCAGACCTTCTCAAACGCCTGACTGAGGTCCTGCTGGGGCCCGAAGCTTCAGGTGACAATCACCCCGAGCTGCTGGAGCCGGAGGATGACGAGGCCGGCGACGAGGATCAGGGAAGAGAAAAGGATGCGATCAGAGgcgaggaagaaaagaaggagacagGGGAGGACGtgaaaaaagaagcagagaagCCTGAGGGGGAcagcgaggagagaggagaggagacggccAACGACACGAAGGAagcaagcaggaagagacgCGAGACCAGGATCGTGATCGGAGAGGAAGTTGGCGACGAGTGGAAGATAACGGGGAAGAGCCGCGTGGAAGAAAGCTGA
- the pogzb gene encoding uncharacterized protein pogzb isoform X1, translating into MDTELFMECDEEELEPWQQVEDSVEEDDIDFMDSGCEPGEDSPLPASGTPPPTASPLLQIVCSSAKPPVPPPCPCPSFMNSSCLTPPSTPAVAPPLVAQAPPLFLTQTAGGTFLLPAPPGTHQGQPILLTTQGFPGMNRGAPLLLNLQPGQTVQPLTLIQSQSLGQLVRPSVGVSPVHQAVQARAGPAPSHVSSAAMQLPNTLTLLTGTPAPVNLLMTEVGGANCLKVAACPALPSGSANGVVRISPISSAPDPAPISSVVPARCMTPSLTSNPLRVVMSVEEFYYGTLEGDPSLRKPVGIRTSSFTCQICTHLAENNLRLMQHMLQHSELVGATSEDRRCCKFCYRQFSSPAQLQSHEEQVHGPALSSCLCRICEWAFENEPAFLNHMKSNHKPGEMPYLCQVCSYRSSFYSDLLQHFASFHRDSGFFMCLFCLKVTRNPVTYQQHLLRHKMNQAFHCNRCRLQFIFLKDKIQHKLENHRSFRRPAELEGLSPGSKVTIRTYGKIRPLTLACGRLLQSPDSLVQPINIKSEKSPLQMSPALRRSPPPPLTQRQVGRRIHVNRSSGGDGDHLVCLECGTQVLDFSAHYPTHVRCLLCPYSSCCSRAYASHMIHHHVPRTKDKVLPLHRLPPPCVYLLCCSQCDFSPQTADQMAKHLLRNPLHHSATCRPRSAIEPDIQYRPPADGEEPVPSADLPDPSWRSAGRWKRPSESDESAAVVPFQQSAGPYHFLSKNTDAIDFFHLLFPQELTELIAKETNAHAKTCRFMGLGCLDWVPTTVHEVKGFLGLVILMGIHNLPDPSHYWSWSHYDNSYTFCRAMSFRRFQQIAANIRMGSFATEELRGTGDPSDPLHVFRPMLRLLGAAMWGAYEPNCCLSVDRALLPGPDEAGPRTRPQAWLLCDSKSGYCHRLFVQAGERGGGEEGPAQGFTVVPELVGELEGKHHQLYLASSLASVPLMRKLLDVGIYASSSFPPLSPVLPRELWEEGRLERPGDFLQRRFGPLLATRWRDTKEMGCLSTNAAAGEQDTVWRRSQTRVGGLDPVDRPMAFCLLQENMRGVDICKQLLACNPLGGILQDRHWRRLFWFLVNLSVVNSFIVLRESRKENPPAWVQDGLFTQVSFRKRLGNQLAKCAQNRSEAAAIAGSRPTTRPEAPVEQRHRMGKISSISKRCKTCRLKNLRHESVYGCVVCRANLCKQPSCFWEFHGLSPRNKGSTRVGFIKDRISGEVTVSEVEDNVDGAMAPVEDLDFSDNGDIENEDADDVKEELVGEVKPPTPRPPAAAKDDLLTARKLRVALSALCDGLGQASRVFLTEPRLIRSWLREAGRRQRSAGQEQPKSNAGGADRMVAWVLSMREQQLPISESNFFRKASVLKKKGGFSDAFRISYNWAVGFMLRHRLGLRRAGSPAAPAPLLPPSLEAKVDSFRGFTQKVVRAGGLADGAVAAMDELCLFVDLRLVQDKSRRSEALELTGSLPLVTVYLAALADGTMLPSVVLANRRMAEKVLPEFILTGPGGLPVEEALDLWTNEVWLKHVSRPARPRKSMLVLDRHREHTGDPFLAIIGGAGTLPAVIPGGCSSRLQPLEVCARPVLQRFLLARWAKFTAGNPEELEETAPHQLQANVAQLLVDWLVEALGHLNQLPWLWEKSFRLTGLLPKEGCEVEGTMSPEEVQADLLKRLTEVLLGPEASGDNHPELLEPEDDEAGDEDQGREKDAIRGEEEKKETGEDVKKEAEKPEGDSEERGEETANDTKEASRKRRETRIVIGEEVGDEWKITGKSRVEES; encoded by the exons ATGGACACGGAGTTGTTTATGGagtgtgatgaagaggagctggAACCATGGCAACAGGTGGAAGACAGCGTGGAGGAAGACGACATAGACTTCATGGACAGCGGTTGCGAGCCAG gagaggattCTCCTCTTCCAGCCTCTGGGACTCCTCCTCCTACAG CTTCGCCCCTCCTACAGATTGTCTGCTCCTCTGCGAAacctcctgttcctcctccttgCCCATGTCCCTCCTTCATGAACTCCTCTTGCCTCACCCCGCCCTCCACACCTGCCGTGGCCCCGCCCCTGGTGGCCCAGGCCCCGCCCCTCTTCCTGACACAGACGGCGGGTGGGACGTTCCTCCTCCCGGCGCCCCCTGGAACGCACCAGGGCCAGCCTATCCTCCTCACCACTCAG GGCTTCCCAGGGATGAACCGCGGCGCCCCTCTCCTGCTGAACCTGCAGCCGGGTCAGACGGTCCAGCCTCTCACGCTGATCCAGT CGCAGTCACTGGGTCAGCTGGTCCGGCCCAGCGTGGGCGTGTCCCCAGTCCATCAGGCGGTCCAGGCAAGagcaggccccgccccctcacacGTCTCTAGCGCCGCCATGCAGCTGCCCAATACGCTGACCTTGCTCACCGGCACGCCAGCACCCG TTAACCTTCTGATGACAGAAGTGGGCGGAGCCAACTGCCTGAAGGTGGCGGCTTGCCCCGCACTTCCCTCTGGATCGGCCAATGGCGTCGTTAGAATCTCTCCGATCAGCAGCG CTCCTGACCCCGCCCCCATCTCCTCCGTGGTTCCCGCCCGCTGCATGACCCCATCGCTGACCTCCAACCCCCTTAGAGTGGTGATGAGCGTGGAGGAGTTCTACTACGGGACGCTCGAGGGCGACCCGAGTCTACGGAAGCCGGTGGGGATCAgaacctcctccttcacctgccaGATCTGCACCCACCTGGCCGAGAACAACCTGAG gttgATGCAGCACATGCTCCAGCACTCAGAGTTGGTTGGAGCAACAAGTGAAGACAGGAGGTGCTGCAAGTTCTGTTACCGACAGTTCTCTTCTCCGGCTCAGCTGCAGAGCCACGAGGAGCAGGTGCATGGCCCCGCCCTCTCCTCCT GTTTGTGTCGTATCTGTGAGTGGGCGTTTGAGAACGAACCGGCTTTCTTGAACCACATGAAGTCCAACCACAAACCCGGAGAGATGCCCTACCTCTGCCAG GTGTGTTCCTATCGCTCGTCGTTCTACTCCGACCTCCTGCAGCACTTTGCCAGCTTTCACAGAGACTCTGGCTTCTTCATGTGCCTCTTCTGCCTGAAGGTGACCAGAAACCCTGTCACCTACCAGCAGCACCTGTTGAGACACAAg ATGAACCAGGCGTTCCACTGCAACAGGTGTCGTCTTCAGTTCATCTTCCTGAAGGACAAGATTCAGCACAAACTGGAAAACCACCGCAGCTTCCGTCGTCCCGCTGAGCTCGAAGGGTTGTccccggggtcaaag GTCACCATCAGGACCTATGGGAAGATCAGGCCTCTGACGTTAGCATGTGGCCGGCTGCTCCAGAGCCCCGACTCCCTCGTCCAGCCAATCAACATCAAGAGTGAGAAGTCTCCGCTCCAAATGAGTCCCGCCCTCCGcaggtcgccgccgccgcccttgACCCAGAGGCAGGTCGGCCGCCGAATCCATGTCAACAG GTCTTCCGGTGGTGACGGGGACCATCTGGTGTGTTTGGAGTGTGGGACCCAGGTGCTCGACTTCTCGGCTCACTACCCGACCCACGTCCGGTGTCTGCTGTGTCCCtacagcagctgctgctccagagcCTACGCCTCCCACATGATCCA TCACCACGTGCCGCGGACCAAAGACAAAGTCCTTCCCCTGCACAGACTCCCTCCTCCGTG TGTGTACCTGCTGTGCTGCTCTCAGTGTGACTTCAGCCCTCAGACCGCCGATCAGATGGCTAAACATCTACTGAGGAACCCGCTGCACCACAGCGCCACCTGCAGGCCACGCA GCGCCATTGAACCAGACATCCAATACCGCCCCCCCGCAGATGGAGAAGAACCAGTCCCGAGCGCAGACCTGCCCGATCCGTCCTGGAGGTCAGCGGGTCGTTGGAAACGGCCGTCGGAGAGCGACGAGTCTGCAGCCGTGGTCCCGTTCCAGCAGAGCGCCGGGCCGTACCACTTTCTGTCAAAGAACACGGACGCCATCGACTTCTTTCACCTGCTCTTTCCTCAGGAGCTCACAGAGCTGATCGCCAAGGAAACCAACGCCCATGCCAAGACCTGCCGTTTCATGGGCCTCGGCTGCTTGGACTGGGTTCCCACCACCGTGCACGAGGTCAAGGGCTTCCTCGGCCTGGTCATCTTGATGGGGATCCACAACCTTCCCGACCCGTCGCACTACTGGTCCTGGAGCCACTACGACAACAGCTACACCTTCTGTCGCGCAATGAGCTTCAGGCGCTTCCAGCAGATCGCCGCCAACATCCGGATGGGCAGCTTTGCCACGGAGGAGCTCCGTGGAACCGGCGACCCCAGCGACCCGCTGCACGTCTTCCGGCCGATGCTGCGCCTCCTGGGCGCCGCCATGTGGGGCGCCTACGAGCCCAACTGCTGCTTGTCCGTGGACCGGGCGCTGCTGCCCGGCCCCGATGAGGCGGGCCCCAGGACCCGGCCCCAGGCGTGGCTGCTTTGCGACTCCAAGTCTGGCTACTGCCACCGCCTCTTCGTCCAGGccggggagcggggggggggggaggagggcccGGCGCAGGGCTTCACCGTGGTGCCAGAGCTGGTGGGGGAACTGGAGGGCAAACACCACCAGCTCTACCTGGCCAGTTCGCTGGCGTCCGTGCCGCTCATGCGAAAGCTTCTGGACGTGGGCATCTACGCCTCCAGCTCCTTCCCACCGCTCAGCCCCGTCCTGCCCAGGGAGCTGTGGGAGGAGGGTCGCCTGGAACGACCCGGGGACTTCCTGCAGAGACGGTTTGGCCCACTGCTGGCCACCCGCTGGAGGGACACCAAGGAGATGGGCTGCCTGTCAACCAACGCGGCCGCCGGCGAGCAGGACACTGTCTGGAGGAGGTCTCAGACCAGAGTGGGCGGGCTGGACCCCGTGGACCGCCCCATGGCCTTCTGCCTCCTGCAGGAGAACATGCGAGGCGTCGACATCTGCAAGCAGCTGCTGGCCTGCAACCCGCTGGGAGGGATCCTCCAGGACCGGCACTGGCGCAGACTGTTCTGGTTCCTGGTAAACCTGAGCGTCGTGAACTCCTTCATCGTACTGCGGGAAAGCCGCAAGGAGAACCCGCCGGCCTGGGTGCAGGACGGCCTCTTCACGCAGGTCAGCTTCCGCAAGCGCCTGGGCAACCAGCTCGCCAAGTGCGCCCAGAACCGCTCCGAGGCCGCGGCAATCGCCGGCTCCCGCCCCACGACCAGGCCGGAGGCGCCAGTCGAGCAGAGGCACCGCATGGGTAAGATCAGCAGCATCTCCAAGAGGTGCAAGACCTGCCGCCTGAAGAACCTCCGCCACGAGAGCGTGTACGGCTGCGTCGTCTGCAGGGCGAACCTGTGCAAACAGCCCAGCTGCTTCTGGGAGTTTCATGGCCTCTCACCCAGGAACAAAG gatcGACAAGAGTGGGATTCATCAAGGACAGAATCAG TGGAGAGGTCACGGTGTCCGAGGTGGAGGACAACGTGGACGGGGCCATGGCGCCCGTGGAGGACTTGGATTTCTCTGACAACGGCGACATAGAAAACGAGGACGCCGACGACGTCAAGGAAGAACTCGTCGGCGAAGTGAAACCCCCGACGCCTCGCCCACCCGCCGCCGCTAAAGACGATTTGCTCACCGCCCGCAAGCTCCGCGTCGCCCTCTCGGCGCTGTGTGACGGACTTGGCCAGGCCTCCAGGGTGTTTCTCACGGAGCCGCGCCTCATCCGGTCCTGGCTGCGGGAGGCCGGGAGACGCCAAAGGTCGGCCGGGCAGGAGCAGCCCAAGTCCAACGCCGGCGGCGCTGACCGCATGGTGGCCTGGGTGCTGTCCATGCGCGAGCAGCAGCTTCCCATCTCAGAGAGCAACTTCTTTCGCAAGGCCTCCGtgctgaagaagaaagggggctTCAGCGATGCCTTCCGCATTTCCTACAACTGGGCCGTGGGCTTCATGCTGAGGCACCGACTGGGCCTCCGCCGTGCCGGCAGCCCGGCCGCGCCGGCTCCGCTTCTGCCGCCCTCCCTGGAGGCCAAGGTCGACTCCTTCAGGGGCTTCACGCAGAAGGTCGTCCGGGCCGGCGGACTAGCGGACGGCGCCGTTGCCGCCATGGACGAATTGTGTCTATTCGTGGATCTACGGCTGGTTCAGGACAAGTCCCGGCGTTCTGAGGCACTGGAGCTCACCGGGTCTCTGCCGCTGGTCACCGTGTACCTGGCGGCGCTGGCCGACGGGACCATGTTGCCGTCCGTGGTTCTGGCGAATCGGCGGATGGCTGAGAAGGTCCTGCCCGAGTTTATCCTCACCGGACCGGGAGGCCTGCCGGTAGAAGAAGCCTTGGATCTGTGGACCAACGAGGTTTGGCTGAAGCACGTTTCCAGACCCGCCAGGCCCCGGAAATCCATGCTGGTCCTGGACCGGCACCGAGAGCACACAGGAGATCCGTTTCTCGCCATTATCGGCGGGGCGGGAACCCTGCCGGCCGTGATCCCGGGAGGCTGCTCTTCCCGTCTCCAGCCGCTGGAGGTCTGCGCGAGGCCGGTCCTGCAGCGGTTCCTCTTGGCTCGTTGGGCCAAGTTCACTGCCGGGAACCCGGAGGAGCTCGAGGAAACGGCGCCGCACCAGCTCCAAGCCAACGTGGCCCAGCTGCTGGTCGACTGGTTGGTCGAGGCCTTGGGGCACTTGAACCAGCTGCCGTGGCTTTGGGAGAAGTCCTTCCGCCTGACGGGCCTTCTGCCGAAAGAGGGGTGCGAGGTGGAGGGGACGATGAGCCCGGAGGAGGTCCAAGCAGACCTTCTCAAACGCCTGACTGAGGTCCTGCTGGGGCCCGAAGCTTCAGGTGACAATCACCCCGAGCTGCTGGAGCCGGAGGATGACGAGGCCGGCGACGAGGATCAGGGAAGAGAAAAGGATGCGATCAGAGgcgaggaagaaaagaaggagacagGGGAGGACGtgaaaaaagaagcagagaagCCTGAGGGGGAcagcgaggagagaggagaggagacggccAACGACACGAAGGAagcaagcaggaagagacgCGAGACCAGGATCGTGATCGGAGAGGAAGTTGGCGACGAGTGGAAGATAACGGGGAAGAGCCGCGTGGAAGAAAGCTGA